Sequence from the Bacillota bacterium genome:
GCGTGCGCTGCACCACTGGCAGCATCGCCTTTCTGCCTGTTGTCTCCTGCTTTAGCAGCACGCAGGTCATCGAGGCATTCCGCAGATACGGCTGGCGGCAGATTGGTTCCAGCGCGCACGCCCACCATCTGCTGTGGAAGGAGGACCTGAAGCCACCCTTCTGCCTGTGGGTGGGCAACGAGGAAACGGGCTTGCTTCCCGAAACGCGTGAGGCGATGGACACACTGATACGCATCCCCATGGGCGGCGGAGCGCAATCGCTGAATGTGGCAGTAGCGGCGGGGATACTGTTGTTCGAGGCGGTCAGGCAGCAGAGCCTGTAGCAGGAACTCCACAGAAAAACGCTGTGCCGTGCAGGAACACCCCTCTTTTCGCGCGAAGGCAGAATCAACACCATTGTCTGGAGGAGAGAGATGGCTGTTCGCATTGGCTTTTTCGGGTGTGGAGGTATTGCCGGCGCGCACTTCAACGCGCTTTCGCAAATACCCGAGGCACAACCGGTCGCTTTCTGTGATATCGACCCGTCTCGCGCCGAGGCGGCGGCGCAGCGATTTGGGGGAAAGGCTTATACCGACTGGAAACAGATGCTGGATAGTGAGAAACTGGACGCGCTGTATGTGTGTGTGCCACCCCACGCACACGTCGGAGCAGAGGAGGCTGCCGCCGAGCGCGGCATCCACCTGTTTGTCGAGAAACCCGTTGCCAGAACTCTGGAAAAGGCAAAAGCGATTGAAGCGGCGATTGCCAAATCGGGCGTCATCAGCAGCGTGGGCTACCACTTCCGCTACATGGCAACCACCCAGAAAGCACGCGAGCTGTTGGAAGGCAAAACGGTTGGCATGGTCATCGGCTGGTGGATGGGCGGGATGCCCGGCGTGGCGTGGTGGCGGGTCATGGAGCAGTCTGGCGGACAGTTCGTGGAGCAGACCACGCACATCGTCGACCTTGCCCGCTATCTCGTGGGCGACATTGTGGAAGTGTACGCGCTGATGACCAACCGCAAGCTGCACAGGGAGGTAGAAAACTACAGCGTGTATGACGTGGGGGCGGTGGCGGTGAAGTTCGCGAACGGTGTCATCGGCGCGATCCACAACACCTGCCTGCTGAACATGGGCTGGCGCGTGGGGCTGGAAATTGTAACCCCTGACCTGGTGGTGGAAACCGACTGGGGCAGCGTGAAAGCCACTGAGCCGGGCAAGGTGACCACCTATCAGCTGAGCAGTAACCCCTACTTGGAAGAGAACAGGGTATTTATTCACGCCATTCTCACCGGCGACCGTTCGGCAATCCGCAGCACCTATGCCGACGCGGTGAAGACTCTTGCCGTCACGCTGGCGGCGAATCGCTCCGCAGAGACCGGACAACCCGAGACCGTTTAGGAGGCGCACGATGCCAGAAGAGACACCCGAACAGAGAGAACAGCGACTGAAGTGGTTTCGAGAGGCACGCTTCGGTATGTTCATCCACTGGGGCCTGTACTCGCAGCTGGGCAGGCACGAGTGGGTGATGAACCGCGAGCGCATCCCTATCGAAGAGTACGAGAAGTTAGCAGACACCTGGAAGCCCAAGCCCTACCCCGCCCGCTGGTGGGCACGACTGGCAAAGCTGGCGGGAATGCGCTATATGGTGATGACCACCAAGCACCATGAAGGCTTCTGCCTGTTCGACACGCAGTACACCGACTACAACGCGGTGAAGCGCGGGCCTAGGCGCGACCTGGTGGCAGAGTTCGTCGAAGCCGCCCGCGCCGAGGGGTTGAAAGTGGGCTTTTACTACTCCCTGATGGACTGGCACCATCCCGATGGCGCGCGGTGCAAACACGACGAAGCCGCCCGCAGGCGGTTTGTGGAGTTCACGCACGGCATCGTGCGCGAGCTGATGACCAACTACGGCAAGATCGACATCATGTGGTACGATGTGAACTGGCCGCTGACCGCTGAGGAATGGGAAGCGGAGAAGATGAACCGCATGGTGCGCGAGCTGCAGCCGCACATCATCATTAACAACCGTTCTGGTCTGCCCGAAGATTTCGGCACTCCCGAACAGCACATCACCCCGGAAAAGGGCGGGCGCATGTGGGAGGCGTGCATGACCTTCAACGAGAGCTGGGGTTACACGCCCATCGATACCCGCTGGAAGGACGCCTGGCAGATTGTGGGGATGCTTCGACAGGTGGCGGCAGGCGGCGGCAACCTGTTGCTGAACATCGGTCCCGCACCCGACGGCAG
This genomic interval carries:
- a CDS encoding Gfo/Idh/MocA family oxidoreductase, with protein sequence MAVRIGFFGCGGIAGAHFNALSQIPEAQPVAFCDIDPSRAEAAAQRFGGKAYTDWKQMLDSEKLDALYVCVPPHAHVGAEEAAAERGIHLFVEKPVARTLEKAKAIEAAIAKSGVISSVGYHFRYMATTQKARELLEGKTVGMVIGWWMGGMPGVAWWRVMEQSGGQFVEQTTHIVDLARYLVGDIVEVYALMTNRKLHREVENYSVYDVGAVAVKFANGVIGAIHNTCLLNMGWRVGLEIVTPDLVVETDWGSVKATEPGKVTTYQLSSNPYLEENRVFIHAILTGDRSAIRSTYADAVKTLAVTLAANRSAETGQPETV
- a CDS encoding alpha-L-fucosidase codes for the protein MPEETPEQREQRLKWFREARFGMFIHWGLYSQLGRHEWVMNRERIPIEEYEKLADTWKPKPYPARWWARLAKLAGMRYMVMTTKHHEGFCLFDTQYTDYNAVKRGPRRDLVAEFVEAARAEGLKVGFYYSLMDWHHPDGARCKHDEAARRRFVEFTHGIVRELMTNYGKIDIMWYDVNWPLTAEEWEAEKMNRMVRELQPHIIINNRSGLPEDFGTPEQHITPEKGGRMWEACMTFNESWGYTPIDTRWKDAWQIVGMLRQVAAGGGNLLLNIGPAPDGSVPEVCEQELLKVGRWLQEYGPSVYDATDPMQQEWMITGAFTRKGQTLYYHCNRWPGSELAIGGLQCKVLRARLMNGPEVAFTQTENRLVLHGLPETPPNPLCTVIEMEVEGEPKQVLSAGYVLIEDDPWR